In Rattus norvegicus strain BN/NHsdMcwi chromosome 1, GRCr8, whole genome shotgun sequence, a genomic segment contains:
- the Sec31b gene encoding protein transport protein Sec31B isoform X15, whose product MKSAFPRFLRQWFKHVTKGQTMKLKELEKPAVQAWSPAKQYPVYLATGTSAQQLDASFSTNATLEIFEVDFRDPSLDLKRKGILSVSSRFHKLIWGSSSSGLLENTGVIAGGGDSGMLTLYNVTHILSPGKEPLIAQKQKHTGAVRALDFNPFQGNLLASGASDSEIFIWDLNHLTVPMTPGSKSQNPPEDIKALSWNRQVQHILSSAHPSGKAVVWDLRKNEPIIKVSDHSSRMNCSGLAWNPDIATQLVLCSEDDRLPVIQLWDLRFASSPLKVLESHSRGILSVSWSQADAELLLSSAKDNQIFCWNLSSSEVVYKLPTQSSWCFDVQWCPRNPPAFSAVSFDGWISLYSVMGRSWEAQQHMRQADKISSSFSQGQPLPPLQVPEQVAQASLIPPLKKPPKWMRRPAGVSFAFGGKLVTFGLPSIPVQQVPQPCPRPVFISQVITESEFLTRSVVLQEALGSGNLLNYCQSKIQQASRPSEKTLWQFLKVTLEHDSRLKFLRLLGYSRDELQKKVDTCLKSDSKSQESPQLEAVDLKSDRAHTLCSQASRHTAKEASASSAFFDELIPQNMTPWEIPTTEDTDGLLSQALLLGELRSAVELCLKEERFADAIILAQAGDAELLKWTQERYLAKRRTKTSSLLACVVKKNWKDLVCACSLKNWREALALLLTYSGPEKFPELCDMLGARMEHEGGRELTSEARLCYVCSGSVERLVESWADSQQASSPVALQEEVKRHQEETDAQKSKAWCSTSIPILILRSVMSLSCDCLLPWCVQVLSFPWS is encoded by the exons ATGAAAAGCGCATTTCCCCGGTTCCTTCGTCAATGGTTTAAGCACGTCACGAAAG GGCAGACAATgaagttgaaggagcttgagaagCCAGCTGTCCAAGCATGGAGCCCAGCGAAGCAGTACCCTGTGTATCTGGCCACAG GAACATCCGCCCAGCAACTAGATGCCTCCTTCAGCACAAATGCCACCCTGGAAATATTTGAGGTTGATTTCAGGGACCCTTCTCTGGACTTGAAACGCAAAGGAATCCTCTCTGTGTCAAGCAG GTTTCACAAGCTAATCTGGGGAAGCTCCAGCAGTGGGCTTCTGGAGAACACTGGGGTTATTGCTGGTGGAGGAGACAGTGGCATGCTTACCCTATACAATGTGACCCACATCCTTTCTCCGGGGAAGGAACCCTTGATTGCccagaaacagaagcacacaggAGCTGTCAGAGCCTTGGACTTTAATCCTTTCCAG GGCAACCTCCTGgcctcaggagccagtgattctGAAATCTTCATTTGGGATTTGAACCACCTGACTGTTCCAATGACACCTGGATCCAAGTCACAG AACCCCCCGGAAGACATTAAAGCATTGTCTTGGAACCGCCAAGTCCAGCACATTCTGTCTTCTGCTCACCCCAGTGGCAAGGCAGTTGTGTGGGATCTCAGGAAGAACGAGCCCATCATCAAAGTCAGCGACCACAGCAGCAGG ATGAACTGCTCAGGCCTGGCCTGGAACCCAGACATAGCCACACAGTTAGTGCTGTGCTCAGAAGATGACCGGCTCCCAGTGATTCAGCTGTGGGACCTGCGCTTCGCTTCCTCACCCCTGAAGGTGTTGGAGAGCCACAGCAG ggGCATCTTGTCGGTGTCCTGGAGCCAGGCTGATGCTGAACTGCTGCTTAGCAGTGCCAAAGACAACCAGATTTTTTGCTGGAATCTGTCAAGCAGTGAG GTGGTCTACAAGCTACCCACACAGAGCAGCTGGTGCTTTGACGTTCAGTGGTGCCCTCGGAACCCTCCTGCGTTCTCTGCTGTCTCCTTCGATGGCTGGATCAGTTTGTACTCTGTGATGGGTAGGAGCTGGGAAGCCCAGCAGCACATGAGGCAGGCTGACAAG ATTTCCTCTTCCTTTAGCCAAGGCCAGCCTCTCCCACCACTGCAGGTGCCTGAGCAGGTGGCCCAAGCATCACTAATTCCTCCCTTGAAGAAGCCTCCCAAGTGGATGAGAAGGCCGGCAGGCGTTTCATTCGCT TTTGGGGGAAAGCTGGTTACCTTTGGCCTTCCCAGCATCCCTGTCCAGCAGGTGCCACAGCCTTGTCCCCGCCCTGTCTTCATCAGTCAAGTCATCACAGAGTCAGAATTCCTGACTCGGTCAGTTGTGCTGCAGGAGGCCTTGGGATCTGGAAATCTCCTTAATTATTGTCAGAGCAAGATTCAGCAAGCTTCACGGCCAAGTGAGAAGACGCTCTGGCAGTTTCTGAAG GTGACCTTGGAGCATGATTCCAGACTGAAGTTCCTCAGGCTGTTAGGTTACAGCAGAGATGAACTTCAGAAGAAG GTGGACACATGCCTGAAGAGTGACTCGAAATCACAGGAGAGCCCTCAGCTTGAGGCAGTTGACCTCAAAAGTGACAGAGCACACACCCTTTGCAGCCAG GCCTCCAGACACACTGCCAAGGAAGCCTCTGCATCCTCAGCCTTCTTTGATGAGCTGATACCTCAGAACATGACTCCCTGGGAGATCCCCACCACAGAAG ACACTGATGGGCTCCTGAGCCAGGCCCTGCTGCTCGGGGAACTGCGGTCTGCTGTGGAGCTCTGTCTGAAAGAGGAACGCTTTGCTGACGCCATCATCCTGGCTCAGGCTGGGGACGCAGAGCTACTCAAGTGGACACAAGAACGATACCTAGCCAAGAGGAGAACCAAAACCTCCTCG CTTCTAGCCTGTGTCGTAAAGAAGAATTGGAAGGACCTAGTATGTGCCTGTAGCCTGAAGAACTGGAGAGAGGCGCTGGCCTTGCTGCTGACGTATTCAGGGCCAGAGAAGTTCCCTGAGCTCTGTG ACATGCTGGGAGCTCGCATGGAGCACGAGGGAGGCAGGGAGCTCACCTCTGAAGCCAGGCTGTGCTATGTGTGCTCAGGGAGTGTGGAGCGGCTGGTAGAGAGCTGGGCAGACTCCCAGCAAGCCTCGAGCCCCGTGGCTCTGCAG GAGGAGGTAAAGAGGCACCAAGAAGAGACAGATGCACAGAAATCCAAGGCCTGGTGCAGTACATCGATCCCAATCTTGATCTTAAGGAGTGTCATGTCTCTTTCATGTGACTGTCTGTTGCCGTGGTGTGTCCAAGTGCTCTCTTTTCCATG GAGCTAA